A portion of the Chelmon rostratus isolate fCheRos1 chromosome 15, fCheRos1.pri, whole genome shotgun sequence genome contains these proteins:
- the bub1bb gene encoding mitotic checkpoint serine/threonine-protein kinase BUB1 beta — MAEGGDVEWELSKENIQPLRRGRAISALHQALSQQQDGLTSAINQQRQAFESELRTYDGDDPLDVWDRYIKWTEQTFPQGGKESNLATLLERVATRFTEEKKYHNDPRYVELWIKFADNCPEPLDIYRYMQAQDIGVTQASFYIAWSEEYENQGNSRKADLVYQEGFKKCAEPHDKLLQFHKALQARVSRQVMMNVDQDNSDDEPKQPERVSLADLKPRGKKKAIAPINRSGTAIRNISGGLQSQGASILGNVSNSRMVIFDENKISNDDLLEPKLESWVAPPTAKAKENERRPERWCDVKMPQKTKFGHTVMAPPPPKPTFQPFVEETDQPPTMTPCKINPAVNTVLSSRKPCREETPLKRLQEHHQQQKEAESGKPQEQSMYCKELLLSGATEFCFEELRAERFFKKMAQESQEARGQKDQAGASASN; from the exons ATGGCAGAAGGAGGAGATGTGGAATGGGAGCTcagcaaagaaaacatccaGCCACTGAGGCGGGGCAGAGCCATATCAGCCTTACATCAGGCGCTCAGTCAACAGCAGGATGGACTCACCTCTGCCATCAACCAGCAGAGACA GGCCTTTGAGTCTGAACTGCGAACATATGATGGAGATGATCCACTTGATGTTTGGGATCG GTATATTAAGTGGACAGAGCAAACGTTCCCtcagggaggaaaggagagcaATCTTGCCACGCTGTTGGAACGAGTCGCAACCAGattcacagaggaaaagaaatatcACAACGACCCACGCTATGTTGAACTCTGGATCAAATTT GCAGACAACTGCCCCGAGCCCTTGGACATTTACAGGTACATGCAAGCACAAGACATAGGGGTGACACAAGCATCCTTCTACATCGCTTGGTCTGAGGAATATGAGAACCAGGGCAACTCTCGCAAAGCAGACCTGGTCTACCAGGAAGGATTCAAGAAATGTGCTGAGCCGCATGATAAACTCCTACAGTTTCATAA GGCTTTGCAGGCTCGTGTGTCCAGACAGGTAATGATGAATGTGGACCAGGACAATAGCGATGATGAGCCCAAACAACCTGAGAGGGTTTCGTTAGCTGACCTCAAACCTAGAGGGAAGAAAAAGGCTATTGCCCCCATCAACAGATCTGGGACTGCAATCAGAA ATATTTCTGGAGGCCTGCAGTCACAAGGTGCCTCAATCCTTGGCAATGTTTCAAACAGTCGGATGGTGATCTTTGATGAGAACAAGATTTCAAATGATGACCTGTTGGAGCCTAAGTTAGAGTCATGGGTGGCCCCTCCGACCGCCAAagcaaaggaaaatgaaaggagGCCTGAAAGATGGTGTGATGTGAAG ATGCCCCAGAAGACCAAATTCGGACATACTGTTATGGCTCCACCACCCCCCAAACCCACCTTCCAACCATTTGTTGAGGAGACAGACCAGCCTCCAACAAT GACTCCATGTAAGATCAACCCGGCAGTGAACACAGTTTTATCATCACGTAagccctgcagagaggaaactcCTCTAAAGAGACTACAGGAGCACCACCagcaacagaaggaagcagagtCAGGAAAACCTCAGGAGCAGAGCATGTACTGTaaagagctgctgctcagcggCGCCACTGAGTTCTGCTTTGAGGAACTGCGAGCGGAACGCTTCTTCAAAAAGATGGCACAGGAATCACAGGAGGCCAGAGGCCAAAAGGATCAAGCTGGTGCCAGTGCTTCAAACTGA
- the LOC121618594 gene encoding serine/threonine-protein kinase PAK 6: MFRKKKKKRPEISAPKNFEHRVHTSFDAKHGCFVGLPTQWQSLIENLRRPKPMVDPSRITEVELRPKKTIVRGSMIGHGDYIAAMINDMSRLSVTSSNSLRKSSPSARKRAQSLGRLGEVNEGDPYQYEGLTQDDEDDENVGQDEWRDKARNIHSETNTPYLGMKKSITLQPNGILPKAKSTYEVSVSSLEGPSQPIQSQNVPVLSHGTYMSGEVGSPQERVIWKRDFQLPRGMPPSQRPIACFYSPAMTVQQPHGDQATVPTELRPNLPMYMHPQNSPGRPFSSYDLKAESAVRYHSSFLPTGNSSPLVGGIRPQRTVRSSASYTLGLSPNMGLRPNGPDPFLRHSGCPNPPYPRQDSPSQPRPSPTGSLATSPPGTCSPAFRPPQHPSPRPPPDPPKVTHEQFKAALQMVVDKGDPRSYLENFVKIGEGSTGVVCIATEKHSGRQVAVKMMDLRRQQRRELLFNEVVIMRDYQHRNVVEMFKSALVEEELWVIMEYLQGGALTNIVSETRLSEEQIATVCEAVLQALAYLHSQGVIHRDIKSDSILLTLDGRVKLSDFGFCAQISKDIPKRKSLVGTPYWMAPEVISKSPYGTEVDVWSMGIMVVEMVDGEPPYFSETPVAAMKRLRDELAPTVRNVSQISPVLKDFLDRMLTRDPLERASATDLLEHPFLLQSGSPQCLVPLVEQYRKRMSRC, encoded by the exons ATGTTTcgcaagaagaaaaagaagaggccTGAGATATCAGCGCCCAAGAACTTTGAACACCGTGTCCACACCTCATTCGACGCCAAGCATGGCTGCTTTGTAGGCCTGCCGACCCAATGGCAAAGCCTAATAGAGAACCTGCGCAGGCCCAAACCCATGGTGGACCCTTCCAGGATCacagaggtggagctgaggccaAAGAAG ACCATTGTGCGTGGGAGCATGATCGGTCACGGAGACTACATCGCAGCCATGATCAATGATATGAGCCGTCTGTCTGTGACCAGCTCCAACTCGCTGAGGAAGAGCAGCCCCTCAGCCAGGAAGAGGGCCCAGTCTCTGGGAAGGCTGGGGGAAGTGAACGAGGGAGACCCTTACCAGTACGAGGGCCTGACCCAGGATGACGAGGACGACGAGAATGTGGGTCAAGACGAGTGGAGGGACAAGGCCAGGAACATCCACAGTGAGACCAACACGCCCTACTTGGGCATGAAGAAGAGCATCACTCTGCAGCCCAATGGGATCTTGCCGAAGGCGAAGTCCACCTATGAAGTCAGCGTCAGCTCCCTGGAGGGACCCTCGCAACCGATTCAGTCCCAGAACGTCCCAGTGCTAAGTCACGGGACTTACATGAGCGGAGAGGTGGGCAGCCCTCAGGAGAGAGTGATATGGAAGAGAGATTTCCAGCTGCCTAGGGGAATGCCGCCAAGTCAAAGACCTATAGCCTGTTTTTACAGCCCAGCTATGACTGTGCAGCAGCCCCATGGAGATCAAGCCACGGTCCCCACGGAGCTCCGGCCCAACCTACCGATGTACATGCACCCTCAGAACAGCCCCGGGAGGCCGTTCTCCTCCTATGACCTGAAA GCAGAGTCGGCAGTGAGGTACCACTCCAGCTTCCTGCCCACTGGCAACAGCAGTCCTCTTGTGGGTGGCATCAGACCGCAGCGGACTGTGCGCTCCTCAGCTAGCTACACGCTGGGCCTGTCACCTAACATGGGACTGAGGCCCAATGGGCCTGACCCCTTCCTCAGACACTCTGGGTGCCCCAATCCTCCCTACCCCCGGCAAGACAGCCCTTCCCAACCTCGACCCTCCCCGACAGGTTCACTAGCCACCAGTCCTCCAGGCACCTGCTCCCCTGCCTTCAGACCCCCACAACATCCTTCACCCAGGCCACCACCAGACCCACCCAAGGTGACCCATGAACAGTTCAAGGCGGCCCTGCAGATGGTGGTAGACAAGGGTGATCCAAGGTCTTACCTGGAGAACTTTGTGAAGATTGGGGAGGGCTCGACAGGGGTGGTGTGTATTGCTACAGAGAAGCACAGCGGCAGGCAGGTGGCGGTGAAGATGATGGACCTGCGgcggcagcagaggagggagttGCTCTTTAACGAG gtgGTCATCATGAGGGACTATCAGCACAGGAACGTGGTGGAGATGTTTAAGTCAGCcttggtggaggaggagctgtgggTTATCATGGAGTACCTGCAGGGCGGAGCGCTGACCAACATCGTGTCTGAGACCAG GCTGAGTGAAGAGCAGAttgccacagtgtgtgaagctgTTCTGCAAGCCCTGGCCTATCTCCATTCACAGGGAGTCATCCACAGAGACATCAAGAGTGACTCTATACTACTCACATTAGATGGAAGG GTCAAGCTTTCAGACTTTGGCTTCTGTGCTCAGATCAGCAAAGACATCCCTAAAAGGAAGTCTCTAGTGGGGACACCCTATTGGATGGCTCCTGAGGTCATCTCCAAATCACCATATGGCACTGAG GTGGACGTTTGGTCAATGGGTATCATGGTGGTGGAGATGGTGGATGGAGAGCCCCCATATTTCAGTGAAACCCCTGTAGCAGCGATGAAGAGGCTGAGGGACGAGCTGGCTCCTACTGTGCGGAATGTCAGCCAG ATCTCCCCAGTTCTAAAAGACTTCCTGGACCGGATGCTGACCCGGGACCCCCTAGAGCGGGCAAGCGCCACTGACCTGCTGGAGCACCCTTTCCTGCTGCAGAGTGGCTCACCTCAGTGCCTGGTCCCACTGGTGGAGCAGTACCGCAAGCGCATGTCCCGTTGCTGA